One genomic window of Solanum dulcamara chromosome 10, daSolDulc1.2, whole genome shotgun sequence includes the following:
- the LOC129871447 gene encoding auxin efflux carrier component 3-like has product MITWHDLYVVLTAVVPLYVAMILAYGSVRWWKIFSPDQCSGINRFVAIFAVPLLSFHFISMNNPYEMNFRFIAADTLQKVIMLVVLCIWANVTKNGSLEWSITIFSLSTLPNTLVMGIPLLIAMYGEYSGSLMVQVVVLQCIIWYTLLLFLFEYRGAKMLIMEQFPETAGEIVSFKVESDVVSLDGQDFLETDAELGQDGKLHVTVRKSNVSRRSFAMTPRPSNLTGAEIYSMSSSRNPTPRGSNFNHTDFYAMMGFPGRLSNFGPADTTPRPSNFEENCAQGALTSSPKFGFYPAQSNLPTSYPAPNPEIASTVSKNTKNQQQLQVHSQQQQQNAKANHDAKELHMFVWSSSASPVSEAAGLHVFGGTDFSVNEQSCRSDGAKEIRMLVSDHPQNGDNKVISQVGDFGGEEFTFGGANGGGGGKNNDEKKEEKEGLTGLHTRATGLQDSGTGKQMPPASVMTRLILIMVWRKLIRNPNTYSSLIGLIWSLISYRWHVHMPKILEESISILSDAGLGMAMFSLGLFMALQPKIIACGNTVAAFAMAVRFLTGPAVMAAASIVVGLRGTLLHVAIVQAALPQGIVPFVFAKEYNVHPAILSTAVIFGMLIALPITLVYYIILGL; this is encoded by the exons ATGATAACTTGGCATGATCTTTATGTTGTCTTGACAGCAGTTGTCCCTCTATATGTTGCCATGATCTTGGCGTATGGCTCGGTCCGGTGGTGGAAAATCTTCTCACCGGACCAATGCTCCGGGATCAACCGTTTTGTCGCGATTTTCGCGGTCCCTCTATTGTCATTCCACTTCATTTCTATGAACAACCCTTATGAAATGAACTTTCGTTTCATTGCTGCTGATACACTACAAAAAGTTATTATGTTAGTAGTGTTATGTATATGGGCTAACGTGACTAAAAATGGTAGTCTTGAATGGAGCATAACAATTTTTTCACTTTCGACACTTCCAAATACACTTGTTATGGGAATTCCTTTATTGATTGCTATGTATGGTGAGTATTCTGGTAGTTTAATGGTACAAGTTGTGGTGTTACAATGTATTATTTGGTACacacttttgttatttttattcgAATACCGCGGTGCTAAGATGTTGATCATGGAACAATTCCCCGAAACAGCAGGGGAAATTGTTTCGTTTAAGGTTGAATCCGATGTTGTTTCGTTGGATGGACAAGATTTTCTTGAAACGGATGCTGAACTTGGACAAGATGGGAAACTTCATGTTACGGTCAGAAAATCGAATGTGTCTAGGAGGTCATTTGCTATGACACCTAGACCGTCAAATCTTACTGGGGCTGAAATATATAGCATGAGTTCATCAAGAAATCCGACTCCACGAGGGTCGAATTTCAACCACACTGATTTCTACGCGATGATGGGGTTTCCAGGGAGGTTATCGAATTTTGGTCCCGCTGATACAACTCCCAGACCATCTAACTTCGAAGAAAACTGTGCTCAGGGAGCTCTAACGAGCTCCCCTAAATTCGGGTTTTACCCTGCACAGTCTAATTTGCCGACTTCTTATCCGGCCCCAAACCCGGAAATTGCTTCTACAGTTTCCAAGAACACGAAAAATCAACAACAATTACAAGTACATTCACAGCAGCAGCAACAGAATGCTAAAGCTAATCATGATGCTAAGGAGCTCCACATGTTTGTGTGGAGCTCTAGTGCTTCACCAGTGTCGGAGGCCGCAGGCCTCCATGTGTTTGGTGGCACAGATTTTAGTGTCAACGAACAATCTTGTCGGTCTGATGGTGCTAAAGAAATCAGAATGTTGGTCTCTGATCACCCTCAAAATGGGGATAACAaag tcatttccCAAGTTGGTGATTTTGGTGGCGAAGAATTCACCTTTGGTGGTGCTAATGGTGGGGGTGGTGGTAAGAATAACGACGAaaagaaggaagagaaagagGGTCTCACCGGACTACACACTCGGGCTACCGGACTTCAAGATTCCGGTACCGGAAAACAGATGCCTCCGGCAAGTGTCATGACCCGTTTGATTTTAATTATGGTTTGGCGCAAGCTTATCCGAAACCCGAACACGTATTCGAGCCtcattggtttgatttggtccCTAATCTCGTACCG GTGGCATGTGCATATGCCTAAAATCCTAGAGGAATCAATCTCTATTCTCTCTGACGCTGGCCTTGGAATGGCTATGTTTAGCTTAG GTCTGTTTATGGCTCTTCAACCGAAGATAATAGCATGTGGGAACACGGTGGCTGCTTTTGCAATGGCAGTGAGATTTCTGACTGGCCCAGCAGTTATGGCTGCCGCTTCTATTGTCGTTGGACTTCGCGGTACCCTCCTCCATGTCGCCATTGTCCAG GCTGCATTGCCACAAGGGATTGTTCCATTTGTGTTTGCTAAGGAGTACAATGTTCATCCAGCTATTCTTAGTACTGC GGTTATTTTTGGAATGTTGATAGCATTACCAATCACATTAGTCTACTATATTATTCTTGGATTATAA